The nucleotide window TGTTACTCCTAACATATTCATttgctttctttcttctttgtatTTTGTGGGTAGTTACTTTACTGATATGCAACTAACAGATTGTCaaagaatattaaaaaaaattgtttcatTGTATAAAAAATAGATAATCTTTCCTTTTATTGAAATTATTTATCCAGCATTTGCATATGAGAAGGTTTGATTTTTGCAAAATAATTTCATTAGTTATATTTGGTCCAGACATAATTGATTGGTAGATATTTAAAAAAAAGCttaattttgtttgatttagggTCGACAATTAGTGCTACCGGAAAAAGTTCAATgttttggccaagcttctccaaggccaaaagtaattttttatatttaaaaagtgttttttttaaagttgaggtgtttggccaagcttctaggaAGAAAAACGTttttttgagtagaagcagaatCAGTTTttaagaagcagaaaaaagttgttctcccaaaagcatttttgagaaaaacacaCTTAGAAGTtgtttctaaaagcttggccaaacactaattgattcgcaaaagtgtttttcaaagtaattagccaaacacaaattatttttcaccaaaagtacttttaaaaaaaaatatttttcaaaataagttgatttaagaagcttggccaaacaggctataaattgTGTTCAACCATTTTTTACCCGGATAAACTCATCTTTATTATGAGTTGAACGCATATTTTAAAACCACGTTTAGAATGTGTTGAGATGCTTGGATTTCTTAGAGATGAATAACCTTAGATGAATTCAATGTTATATTTGGTACTTAATTGTGTCCTATTCATGCTTTCTTATTGTATTAGGTGAAAGTTTGATTTGATAACAAAAAGAACATAATTATTTCAAAGCATCTACTCTTAGTTGTGAGGGTTAATAAGGAACCGGAATAGCTCGTAACGATGCACATTGTAGTGTTCTTCTAATATCAATCTGATTTGTTGCCTATAAACACTTATTATTGCTAGCCAAAAACTGTATGTTTCATTTGTATAAATAGTTATCTTCTGAATGTATAACTAAAAATAATTTAGAAGTCTTTATTTAATTTGTACCGTAAATAGAAGTTATAAGATGAGATTAAATTTATGCAATCTTGTATCAATTAGCGTATGGATTAACATAAatgcatttttctttttaattaaaaagagtAATAGTGTCTAAActtctatttatatttattattggTATGCTTGTCATTTTTTTAGATTTATTGATATCTTTTATGACCGCGCGAAGCGCGGATAAATTTACTAGTATCATTAATATGTTGAATGATTTAAGTTATACTAGTGTAACAATACCATTAACGTATAGAATGATTTAAGTTACATACATCTAATGCTAATACAAAGATTAGGAAAAAACTAACTTGAGTCCCAAGCTTAACCTTCCGCAGAAATCAACACTTCTTTTATCTCCTAAAAATTTGTTTCCTAAATTTTCTCTGTTGGAATTAACCTGATCAGATATCTATAAATAGTCCATTATATTACAGCATTCACATTAATTAACTTCCGCCATTCGTTTAGGTTTTTCTTTCATAGTTCTTGTCTTTTTACTTGAGAGAACAGAACTTCTTGTCTTTGCATATTGCGGCAATTACTATTGTCTCAGTTTTGTGTTTCTCTATAAGCAAGAAAAAGAGACTACCATATATACCATGTCGATGGTGCCAGCTGCACGCCGTGGGTGTATCATGGGTGTTCGGTTTCACCCTACTGAAGCAGAGTTGATCAACTTTCTGAAAAGGTTCCTAAAGGGCGAGCTTTTGCCGAGTGAATGCCCTAATTTCCAACTTGCCGATATCTATGGAGACCAACCACCATGGGAGATATTTGGAGCTAATTCTGATCATCCCAAAGAGAAGGTTCGCTATATTTTTACTCGGTTGAAGAAGCAGAAGAGTGAGCATACAAGGGTTCGTCGAACTTGCGCCAACGGGACATGGAAAGGCCAAACCGGTATTGATCCTATCAAGAACGCTAAGGGAACTGTGGCTGGGTTTAGAAGATGTTTCAAGTTTCAAACTAGTCGTAGTAAAGAAGGTGAGCACAATAAAAATTGGCTGATGAAAGAATATTCCGTCGGGAATGATTTCTTTAGAGAAAACAATATTCCTAAGGAGGATATTGTTGTGTGCCGAATCAAGAAGAATATAAGatcaaagaaaaatcatgggGTAAATATGGAGGAACAAGATGTTCCAAAAGCAATCGAAGCTATGTTACATGGACCTGATGAAGATTACTGCACAACAGTACAACCAGCAACAATATGTCAAGCAGCTGATCAACATCAAGTTAATGACTGGTCCAACTACCAACAGGAGGTCAATTGGGCTGATGATATGCTCATAGGGATAGACGAGTTTGGAGATATAATCTGGTAAGCATGAGTAATGAAAGGGAAGCAGATATATCGATGGCCGACGGGAGGAGAGACACGCAACAATCAATTTATATATAACTTTGTTGAATGAAGTACTAGATGAAATTTACAGTAAAAATAGGAGTAGCTTTTAGCTAGGTAACAGTTTCTCATTGGAACTAATTACTTCGTAAAAGAAACTAGCTAGCTATTGCCAGAAGAATTTCCTTGTAGTCACATATATATGTGGAGTATCACTTAATATAACTTTGACATGATTTCCTGCTATGTATTGTTGTAggtttaatgcttaatatctgTTCTCTGGCAGTAATTCTTTGTCATCATTCATGCTTATCAAAAAATTCTAACTAATTCATCGTTCACAATTTTTGTTGTATCAAATCCATCCTCTGGCTAGCTATAGAACAAATTACTGTCCATATTATTCTCGTAGTGTATCTTGTTGGTTTCACTgaacaaaattattatttgttgttttgattgcaaCGGATGTCTTTCTTGTCATATTCTTACTGGTTTTTGTCTGTAGTGCGGGATTTTATAATTACTCTctaaagtttttattttgttCCACATATTTAGATGGGTGACTGAACTCCGAACTAATCCATATCAGGGACTGTTgatattttttgattatttttttaaagtgTAACCTCATATGGTCAAGTTAACTGTACTAAGCTTGTTGTTAAACACTGCTAAAGTAAACTAGTTTGATCACCCCCGTCACGAATTGTTTACACGCAAAAGAAGCCCGTTTTAAATTTTCTCTAGGTAGATTCAGAATACGGTATAATTTTTGTAATCCGATTATTTCCGTTTCCTATATTGTCTCCATAAATATTTTCCCCAAGTTCTTATAACTTGGATGAATAATGATGTCCgtactattatcaagtttacgtTTAATTAATTAATCACATCTTAACCATGCATGATTAGGATTATGAAtatttaattccatataaatattTGCTAACAAAAGATTTGGCGCGCGATTCCAATCATCGCAATTGGAAGCATACTATTTCCATTTACACAGTGCTCGAACTAATGATGTTCCAGTTGAGCACTTGAACACATAATAAAGTGTTCCAATTAGACACTTGCCACCAGAGATattggaaaaatgattttcaatttAACGAGGAGAGCCTTCAAATGTATTCAACGGAATAGGAGTTTGTTTTTAATTGATTGGGTTCTTTTTTAACTGACATGCCttgtttttgtttgttatagTACCTGCTTATATTTGATGTGTATAATTACAGGAGGTGGGATATATATTTTAAGTGGTTAATTTATCCAGGTGACGAACACGAGCAGACAGAAGCTTTTTCAAAGTTTGAGACAGAAGTGTCTAATATGAACATTTTATGATGTGTTTAGATGCTCAATCGGAATAAGCCTGGGGTCGAGTATCTAAataaaatatactaacaagtttaAGCGGCTCTCACTGTATTCCGCATATACTAGCAGGCGTCTTTAAAGGTAGGTCTAGGGAGTTAGCAGAAGAGTACTCTATATCAATCTGTTATATATAGGAACAAATGTTTCTCATCGAGTATGCTTCAAATCGTTGCCAAATATCCAATAATAAATATTTGAGGCACATCAACTATGAATTCAAATATGATGCTTTTTTTAGTTTGTCCTTGATAAGAAATAGTAAAATAGAAAATTCTGATACCAAAAAATTGTTTGTGCTGATTCTAGCAAAACTGCTATGCAAAACTATAAAAGATAGATGCTTGTTGTCTCCTATTTAGGGGGTTCCAATTTGACTGATACCGAGATGCATCCTATTTTCCGTGGCAGTGGTCAGTTGAGTAGTAAGGAAGTATAGTTTCTCAAGTGTTCAACAAGAAAACAGAGATCCTTGGAGTTGCCAAGATGAAGTTCATGAAACTTGGATCCAAGCCTGATACCTTTCAGTCAGATGGGAACAATGTCAGATATGTTGCTTCTGAGTTGGCCTCGGACATCACGGTTAATGTCGGAGAAGTAAAGTTTTACTTGCACAAGTTTTGTCCTGTCCAAGAGTACCTCTTTGCAAAAGCTGGTTGCTAATGCAAGTGAAGCAAATTGTGATGAAGTTCACATTCATGCCATTCCTGGAGGACCTACTGCCTTTGAAATATGTGCCAAGTTTTGTTACGGCATCACTGTTACACTGAAGAAGCTATTGACAAaggtgttgcggaagccaaatgtatatagtgtgaataagtcacaactactataccaaaaattatgacagccaccaaataataaataagacaataaaacaacaataaaagggaacaccagaatttacgaggttcggctaattttgcctactcctcggacacaaccaatattttatttcactccaaaaatacaagtgaaataatactaaagagagaagatacaaatgccttaaacagatgagaaggcaaatgagaggtgtgtttcaatcctaaacattaggccttcttttataggggaaaaatccccccaaacttaactcccaaccaatgtgggactttggcattttgccaaacttcaacaaatctccaccttggcaaaattccacattttcaattctctctcaataacaaattttggttgtgtcttcatcttcaatcttcagtgttcaacaatgttgatcaaatccaaacaatgttgaaacttgaccgcagtcaccacctttgtcagcatatcagcaggattctctgtagtatgaattttcttcaccgtgactccaccttcttctatgatttcgcgtacgaaatgataccgaacatcaatgtgcttcgtccttgcatgataaacttggttcttcgctaattgaatagcactttgactatcacaaaaaattgtgatacctttttgttcaacaccaagctcctttagcaatccttgaagccaaattgcctctttcacagcatctgtaatagccatgtattctgcctctgttgtagacaaagcaactgttgactgcaaagtagacttccaactaactggtgcctttgcaaaagtaaacacataaccagtagttgatcttcgtttgtccatatcacccgcaaaatctgagtcacaatatccaactacagactgattgtcttcctgctcaaaaactaacccgacatctacagtattatgaatataccgtagaatccacttcacagcttgccaatgctccttccctggattgtgcatatatctgctaataactccaacagcttgtgaaatgtcaggccttgtgcaaaccattgcatacatcaagctaccaacaacatttgcgtatggtacctttgacatatactctcgttcagcttcatccattggcgacatagtagtacttagcttaaaatgggaagcaagtggagtactaactggcttagtcttgtcatctatgccaaaacgttgaagtactctcttcaaatattccttttgagataaacagagtttctttgaacgtctatctctaattatctccatgccaagaattttctttgcctcacccaaatccttcatctcgaactccttcttcagttgaatcttcaacttatcaatttcttccaaattcttggaagctatcaacatatcatcaacatataggagaagatatacaaaggaaccatctttaagcttgtgcaaatacacacaatgatcgta belongs to Nicotiana tabacum cultivar K326 chromosome 6, ASM71507v2, whole genome shotgun sequence and includes:
- the LOC142181520 gene encoding NAC domain-containing protein 78-like — encoded protein: MSMVPAARRGCIMGVRFHPTEAELINFLKRFLKGELLPSECPNFQLADIYGDQPPWEIFGANSDHPKEKVRYIFTRLKKQKSEHTRVRRTCANGTWKGQTGIDPIKNAKGTVAGFRRCFKFQTSRSKEGEHNKNWLMKEYSVGNDFFRENNIPKEDIVVCRIKKNIRSKKNHGVNMEEQDVPKAIEAMLHGPDEDYCTTVQPATICQAADQHQVNDWSNYQQEVNWADDMLIGIDEFGDIIW